The following is a genomic window from Eubalaena glacialis isolate mEubGla1 chromosome 18, mEubGla1.1.hap2.+ XY, whole genome shotgun sequence.
CATAGGACAAGGTGACATCACCCTGGATCTCCACCATGTCCACCCTCTGGAAGGCCGAAAGGCGATGGGAGAAGTCGAAGAGGTGCTGGCCGTTGGCGTACACCTTGAAGCGATCCATGCCACAGCGAATGGACAGCTGCAGAGAGAGGGGCGGGCATGAGGCCAGGGCCAGGACAGAGGCTttggagggaagcagggaaagaGACCCCAGACTCACATCAAAGAACTGTCCAGGACCAAATGGGTTGTTGGAGACCTTCCTTTCCTCGGCTCCCCACAAGCCATTCAGAAAGCTGTTCCGAACCACGGTGCCCTCATTCAGCCGGGGGTTAATGTGCAGAGCCAGGTCCCCCGAGGATCCCACCTTGAAGTTGATGACAAAGCTGGGGGCAGAGAGAAAGGTAGGAGTAAgatgggtggggaggaggtgggggagcgCTTTGCTCCCCAAGGAAGGAGGGGACTGGGGACTGGATTCCCAGGTCTCCAatagaggaggaggctgagggctCAGACTCCTAGGACTGAGGGATGTGGAGGACCAAGGATTCACACCTCAATCTAGATTCCGTACCTCTTGGCTGTGGGGGGTACGTAGCCCTTGACAATAATGGTTCTTCGGGCTGTAAGCCCCCCTTGCAGTCTCCCATTAAATGGCACAGGCTGTGGGAAGAGAACATGGTGTCCCATCATCTCTCAGGTCCCCAGAAGCCAGAGGCAGGGACAAATTTTCAGAGAGGGGCTCTCACTTGTCCTGGGAAATGTCCCAAACCCCCAACCTCCACCCCCTCTGACCACCAACttcaccctctccccacccacctcctacCCCAAACACCCTCTGCCCACTCTATTTCCTACCTTCTCAGGGCTCCCCATGGTTCAGGACCCCTGACCCACCACCAATTCCTGCTTCCCCACAAACTGCCCACCACAGAACCCTAAACTCCCACCAAAGACCTTACCGGGTTGAAGGTTGGGGGTCCCTCCATGGTCTGTGAAGTGAGGAAGAGTTATTATTCTATAATATTCGGCAAATATTAGGCCCACCTACTACATGCAGGCGTAGCTCTAGGTGCTGGATTAGTACAACTGGGGATCCAGTCTCTCTGACCACCCTCCAATTCTTGCCATCCACCCCCAAATGGCCACGCAACCCTCCCACTTACAGGGAGGTTACTTGGCTCTTGGTAGTACTGCCCGGGACCTCCTACAGATGGACGGAAGGCATGAATGGAGAGAGGCTGGGGGTCCTTTGGCTGCCCTAGGACCTCCTCAGCCACTGAACCCCACCTCAAGGGGAAGTCCATCACCCACCAGCAGGTACTTACTGGGTACACCGGATTAGGCATGGGCATCTGTGGGCACTGAAAGAGAAGGAGGCAATGAGGGGGACCCTAAACTAGGTCCTGGAGGGTGTCAAGGATGCCCACCCCAGGGCAGCCTACCACCACCATACAAGGGAACTCGGGGTCAAAGGGTAGCACCCAGATGGCTCATTCATGGAGAGGAACTCGCCGTGTTTAGGGATCTCCAGTGCACAGCGAACCTCAGCCCACTCCTTTAGGACAAGGCTGGTAAATTCTGTTTTTGTACCCACCCCTGTCCTGGCTTCCTGCTGACCCAGGACCCTCATCCACTCCTCTTCTCCCGCTCAATCCAGGAGCCACACGATAAAGTGTGCACCCTCATTACACACACCCAGGCCCACACAACACCCTGCTCACCTCATCTCCAGCCATGATTTACCCCTCACTCTACATGTGCACCCCTGGGGCAACTAGGGGCGCTTTAACCAGCCAAGTTCCTGTCCCTCCCTTGTCTGTCTCAgctctttcagtctgtgtgtgtctgtttctgtttctcagcctctcttactcgctgtctctgtctctgttcctctctctcgtCCTCagctcctcaccagtggttcctttCCCCACCAAACAATTTTTATtcactctttctctctgtttctgatGCACTCATTTCTGCCTCGACTTCCGTTTTAAGCCAGCTATCCTGAAGGTCCTTTAAAAATTGCttcattgttgtttttctttttattctggctGCATTGCGCattttgcaggatcttagttccctgatcagggattgaacccgggccctcggcagtgaaagtgaggcgtcctaaccactggaccgtcagggaattcccatgttgtttttctttttaaaatacattgatgagggaattccctggcagtccagtggttaggacttggcactctcaCTGTGGGGGCCcgggattcgatccctggtcagggaactaagattccgcaagccatgcagtgcggccataagtaagtaagtaaataaataataaaataaaatacactgatGAAGCACAAGAGTAAAATGAACACCCATAGGCCCAAGGCCACCTTAGGGATGAAGACATTCCCAGCGTTTCCTCATCAGGGAGGCAGAGGAGCGGTTTGATCCGTGCCTCTGCCGCTTACAAgctccatgaccttgggcaagttactgaagcACTCCGTGCCTCAGTTCccacatctgtagaatggggctgATGATCATCAGAGTACTTTCCCCTTGGAGGGGCTGGGGGACTTA
Proteins encoded in this region:
- the LGALS4 gene encoding galectin-4 → MAFVPAPGYQPTYNPTLPYHRPIPGSLRVGMSIYIQGVASEHMKRFFVNFEVGQGPEADVAFHFNPRFDGWDKVVLNTRQDGNWGKEEKKRSMPFSKGAAFELVFMVLADHYKVVVNGNPFYEFGHRIPLQMVTHLHVDGDLQLQSINFIGGQPAPNQMPMPNPVYPPLSIHAFRPSVGGPGQYYQEPSNLPTMEGPPTFNPPVPFNGRLQGGLTARRTIIVKGYVPPTAKSFVINFKVGSSGDLALHINPRLNEGTVVRNSFLNGLWGAEERKVSNNPFGPGQFFDLSIRCGMDRFKVYANGQHLFDFSHRLSAFQRVDMVEIQGDVTLSYVQI